The genomic interval GACCTATGGGCTGGGCACCGGCGCGACGACGACCGGGGTCACAAAGACCGTGAACATCGGAGTCGGCGGCGCGTCCGGATCGACCACCGTCGTCAACATCGGCTCGGCCACCGCCGGGGCCGGGGGCACGACCGTCATCAACACGCCGATGGTCACCTTCGCCAATGCCGTCACGCAGGTCGGCATGCCCCAGGCCAACCTGACTGCGCAGCTGCTCGGCCTCGGCGGGGCAACGGCAGACAGTTACAATCGGGTTTCGGTCAACACCCCAGCGCTCCTGTTCAACAACGCCGGGGCCGGGATCGAGGCCACGGTCAACAAAGCGGCGGCCGGGAACGATGCGGCCTTTGCCTTCAAGACGGGCTTTTCCGCCCGCGCGCTGATCGGCCTTCTCGGCAGTGACGACTTCAGCTTCAAGGTCAGCCCGGATGGCTCGACCTTCTTTGATGCGATCCGGATCGACCGCACCAGCGGCCAGGTGGAACTGCCGCAGCCCACGGTCCTGCCGGGACTGGCCGCCGCCCCGCCTCCGCCGCCCGCAGGCAAGGCCGCCATCTACGCCCGCAGCCGCGCCGGGGCGCCGTGGATCGACGTGATGCGTCCCTCCGGCCGCGACTTCCCGCTGCAACCCCACTTCGGGGTGAACCGCATCGCCAACTGGTCGCCCTCTACCGGCACCACGATCAACAGCGAAGGCCTGCCGATCACCTCGGTCGGCACCGTTTCCACGCCCGCACTGGCCGCAACGAACCTCGCCACCTCCATGCGACGCTGGCGACTGACCTCGGCGGCAGTCGTTGACTCAGTGGCGGATCAGCGCTCCGCAGGCTGGGCCTGCTGGCGCGGCAATGCGGCGGGGCTTGGCGGCTGGACCTTTGTCACGCGGCTGTCGCTGACGACCCTGCAGGCGACCGGGATGGGGTTCTTCGGTCTCTACGGATCCACGGCCGCGCTGGCGACGACGTTGACCTTGGCCGCCGTGGTGAACTGCATCGGCATCGGCTTCCAGCGCGGCACGCACACCCGATGGCAGCTGGTCGCGAACGATGGAACCGGGGCCCCGACGCAGACCGACATGGGGGCGAGCTTCGCCATCGCCACCGGCGGCGTGCTGACCCTCTACATCGCCGCCCCGCCGAATGGCAGCTCCGTCTGGGTGCGGGTCGTCGACGAGGTCTCCGGCGCAGTCTTCGAACAGGAGATCAGCGCCGATCTGCCCGCCGCAACCCAGTTCCTGTCGCCGCGGCTCTTCCTCAACACCGGCGCAACGGCCGCCGCCGTCGCCTATGACTGCGCCGGGGTCTATGTCGAGACGGACTTTTGATCTGCAGGCATGAACGCCAGCGTGTGTGAATGCCGGGCCGGGCGGCATCGCATCGGGAAGCGCCAGACGCCTCGACCGGAGCGACACGCCCGGCCCGGATCACAGGTTCACAGATTCAAAGAGCGGCAGGGATTCGCTGCGCCGGAATGGTGGCACGGCAATGCCACATCTGTCCCGTGCGGCGATGGGCACAATTGTGCACCCTGCACCTTCTAGGCTTCACCGATGCCAGCAGTGACAAGTTGTGAACTTGTCGCGCCAAGCAGCTCAGTCAATTGCAGCCGATTCAGCCCCAATACCCACGACCAGACCATTGGATTGCTGCTCGCTGCAGCGGCGGGGCAAGCAGCGCGAGCAGCACCCCGACAGCGTGCAGGGATCTCGGCCGGCGTAGTGCTGGCGCTGCTGACCGGCATCATCATCAAGTTCAAGATCTTCGACGGCGGCCGGGAGTCGCGCTCAGTCCCCGGCCGACGACTGGCGCCGGAGAGATCCCCGGCGCCGATTGCTCAACGGCTCATCCGCCGTAGACGATGCCATTCGGACGATCGCCGACCGGCACCGTGCTCACCACTTCCTGCCTCTCGACGTCGATGATCGACACGCTGTCATCGGCGATGTTGGTCACGAACACCAAGGCACCGTCCGCCGATGCCGAGACGCCATGTGCGCCGCCACCGGTGGTGAGGGTTTTCACCACCTGACCCGTCGCGGTGTCGATCACGGACACGGTGTCGTTCGGCTCCGCGTCGGTGCCCTGGTTGGCCACATAGACATAGGCTCCGTCCGGGGTCGCGAACATCTGGATCGGATTCGGCCCGACATCGATCCTGTCCGTCACCTCGCGGGTAGAGGTGTCGATGACCGCCACACGGTTTTCGTCCCGAAGCGAGACGTAGACCTGAGCGCCCGAAGGCGTGAAGCCGACCTGGACCGGCGCTGCGCCCACCGGAATGCGCGCAACCTCGGAGAGCGCCTGCGTGTCGATGACGGACACGGATCCGTCCTCGACATTGGCCACATAGAGCTCGGTTTCATCCGGGCTAAGCCGCAGGCCGTGCGGATAGTCGCCCGTCGCAATGCGCCCGATGACCTCGGCCTTTTCGAGATCAACCACCGCGATCTCGTCGCCGCCCGACAGCGCGACAAACGCGCGCCCCAGCCGGTCCGCAACAACATGCGCCGGGTGGGAGCCCACGGCGACGGTCGCCTTGGGCGCGGCGATGTTCTGCGGATCGAAAATGACCAGCAGACCCTCGGCCGCGCCTTCCGCGCCATGCCCGTGCCCGTCCGCGCCATGATCTCCGCCGGCAGCAGGCTCGCCAACCGCCAACAGCAGCTTGCCATCGGGGGTCAGATCGACGTTGTGAGGAGCGACCGGGATCGAGACGGTGTCGACCGCTCCGGTGCCGAGGTCGATGGCGCTGATCGAGTTGCCGCCTTCATTGGCGGAATAGACGGTTCCACCTGTCTGACCCAAGGGTGCCGACGCCTCGCCGGCATTCGCCGTCAGCCAGGCCTGCATTTCGGCGATCTCGCGCTCCTGCGCCGCGATGATCTGGGCGGCCCATTCTTTCGTTTGCGGATCGTCCCCATATTGCTGGACGATCCTGGCCATGTCGATCGCACCCAGATGATGCGGGATCATGCCCCGGACGAAGGCGACATCCGGATCGTCGGCCATGACGCCGTCCATCATCGGTCCGTGCATCGCATCCATGGCCTCGATATTGGCCCGAGTGAAGTCGGGAAGGCTTTCATTCGCCGGAGCCGCCTCGGCGTGCGGCGTGGCCATCATCCCGCCCTGCATCATCTGCTGCATCGCGCCCATGCATTCAGGAGTCATGGCCTGCATAATGGCCCGGCACTGCTCGGGCATCATCCCTTGCATGCCGGTCATGCCCTGCATGTGGGGCATGTGGCCTGTGGGAGGCGTCGGCGCGGGCACCTGCTCCGCCTGTGCGGGCGGGGTTGCCGGGTGGTGGGTGTCATGCTCGGCCTGAGCGAAGGCAGCGCCCGCCAGGCCGGAGAGGATGCTGGCGCAAAGGGCGATTACGGTTCGATTCATTGATTTCATCCTTTGGTTCCGAGAGCCCCGGCCCGGATTCGCGGACGCGGTTCTCCGTTCTGTTCGTCGGTTTCTCGGGTTGGCGCGGGGCGGCCGGAGACATCTCGGGATCTCCCGACAATTCCCGGCGCTCACGCCGCGATCAGACGGGGCGGCTTCAGGATTCCTGCGGGGGATCGCCCGCAGAAGTTACGGCGCAGACAGAGAAAAACCTCACTACTTGCGGATACGCCCAACGCCGGCGGCTCGACGGGAACGGCGGCGATCAGACAGGCTTGGCAGCAGTCCACCAGACTGACGCCGCTGTCAGCACTGACGCAGCCAGCAGTTGAACCAGCGCCATGGTCAACCAGCATGTGATGCTGGGTGCAGTGGCCTGCCGTGGCGGCGCTCTGTTGCTGGTGGATGGCGTGTCCGGCTGGGCCGGCATGTGCCGGCGCCTGCAGAACCAGGGCGCCGATGGCAAGCAGCAGGATGCAGACTGCAACCTGGCGCAATCGGCCATACCCCGCCCGAAAAGCAACTCGTGCACGCTCGCTCATGCGCCACCTGCCTTCTCGGTGCCCCGCGAGACCGATGCGTTGCCGCGTTCCCGCCGCGCGCCACCAGCCGTGACGAGACCGCTCCGCTGACGGAGGCAAGTCGCCTCGGCCAGGTGCTGCTTTCGATCATGCGCAAGCTGGGCGGTCATGTCGGGCCTGCCTGTGTCAGATTTCCCGTGAACCGAGGAAGCGCCCGAAGCTGCGGGTGGTCTGGCCGAACAGGAACGCTTCGTAGGGTTCGGGATCCACGCCCGGAAAATCCATGCCAGGCGAACCGGCGGGCATGCCGGGAACGGCCAGCCCTGTCGCCTCGGGCCGCTCGGACAGAAGGCGGCGGATTGCTTCGGCGGGGACATGGCCCTCGACCACATAGCCGCCCACCTCGGCGGTGTGGCACGATGCCAGATCGGCCGGCACGCCGAGGCGTTGCTTGAGGCTGTCCATGTCGGCGGACTCCACCACCCGCACAGGGAACCCCGCCGCCTCGATATGCGCGACCCAGCCGTCACAGCAGCCGCAGGACGGATCCTTGCTGACGCTCACCAGCGGCAGCGCTTCGGCATGTCCCCGCCCCGGCATCGACATCAGCAAGGGCAGCACTCCGACAGCGGCCAGAATGGTGCGCCGGCTAATGTTGTGATCGTTTCTCATCGTCAAACCTCGTTTCATGGATTGCATTGTCTCGCCGTCACGGTCGGGGCGCGACGCACGAAGGGGTGAGCAGGTACGCATCTGCCGCGGCACGACGTCGGCATGTGCGTGCGCGGGTTCGGCTGTTGATGCCGCACGGCGATCACAGCTTCACCCTCCGCAGCCGGGCGGCATTGGCGATCACGCTGACCGAGGACAGCGCCATGGCGGCAGCGGCGATGATCGGCGACAGCAGGATGCCTAAGAACGGATAGAGCACCCCCGCCGCGACCGGCACGCCAAGCGCGTTGTAGATGAAGGCGAAGAACAGGTTCTGGCGAATGTTGCCCATGACCGCTTCCGACAGCCGGCGGGCGCGGACGATACCGTTGAGATCGCCCTTGAGCAGGGTGACGCCAGCGCTTTCCATCGCCACATCGGTGCCGGTGCCCATGGCGATGCCGACATCGGCGGCAGCCAGCGCCGGCGCGTCGTTGACGCCGTCGCCGGCCATCGCCACCACCTCGCCCGCCGCCTTGTGCCGCGCGACGACCGCGCTTTTCTGATCGGGGAGAACCTCGGCTTCGATTTCGTCGATGCCGAGCCGGCGGGCGACGGCCTTCGCCGTCGTCCAGTTGTCCCCCGTCAGCATGACCACACGGATGCCTTGCGCCTTGAGCGCGGCCAGCGCCTCGGGCGTCGAGGGCTTGACTGGATCGGCGATGGCAAAGATTGCCGCGACGCGACCATCGACGCCCATGAAGATCGCGGTCGCCCCGTCCTCGCGCAGCCGGTCGGCCTCATCGGCCAGCGGCGCGACATCGACCCCATGTTCGGCGAGGAATTTTGCGTTGCCAAGCGCGATGCGCTTGCCCTCGACCGTGCCATAGGCGCCCTTGCCGGTGGGCGAATCGAAATCCGCGACCGGCGCGGCCGCGATCCCGCGTTCGTCCGCCGCGCGAACGATGGCAAGCGCGAGGGGATGCTCGCTCGCGCGTTCGACGCTGGCGGCAAGGCGCAGCGCCTCACCTTCGGTAAAGCCCGCCGCCGGCACGATGGCGGTGACGGCGGGCCGGCCCTCGGTCAAGGTTCCGGTCTTGTCGACGATGATGGTGTTGACCTTCTCCATGTGCTCCAGCGCCTCGGCGTTCTTGATCAGCACCCCCGCCTGCGCGCCGCGCCCGACGCCCACCATGATCGACATCGGCGTCGCCAGCCCCAGCGCGCAGGGGCAGGCAATGATCAGGACCGAGACCGCCGCGATGAGACCGAAGGAGAAGCGCGGCTCCGGCCCCCAGATCGACCAGGCGACGAAGGCGAGGATGGCGACCAGGATCACCGCCGGCACGAACCAGCCGGAGACCTGATCGGCGAGGCGCTGGATCGGTGCGCGGCTTCGCTGCGCCTCGGCGACGAGCTGGACGATCTGCGACAGCATGGTGTCGCGGCCGACCTTCTTCGCCTCGATCACCAGCGCGCCCGACTGGTTCATGGTGCCGCCGATGACCTTGGCGCCGACCTCCTTGGTCACCGGCATCGACTCGCCCGTCACCATCGATTCATCGACGGCGCTGCGGCCCTCCAGCACCTCGCCATCGACGGGCACTTTCTCGCCGGGACGCACCCGCAGGCGGTCGCCGACCTGCACACTGTCGAGCTGAACTTCCTCCTCGGTGCCGTCGTCACGAATGATCCGGGCGGTCTTGGGGGCAAGGTCCAGGAGCGCGCGGATCGCGCCGCTGGTGCTCTCGCGCGCGCGCAGTTCCAGCACCTGCCCGAGCAGGACTAGGACGGTGATGACCGCCGCCGCCTCGAAATAGACCGCGACCGAGCCGTCGTGCTCTCGGAAGGCGTCGGGAAAGATGCCGGGCGCCAGCGTGGCGACGACGCTGTAGATCCACGCCGCCCCGGTGCCCATGGCGATCAGGGTGAACATGTTGAGGCTGCGGTTGACCAGCGACTGCCAGCCGCGCTGGAAGAACGGCCAACCAGCCCATAGCACGACCGGCGTTGCGAGGATCAGTTGCAACCAGTTCGAGGTCAGTTGGCCGATATAGTGAGTCAGGCCAAGAAAATGGCCGCCCATTTCGAGGATCACCACTGGAATCGTCAGCGCCAGCCCGATCCAGAACCGGCGCGTCATGTCGATCAGTTCCTCATTGGGTCCGGCCTCCAGGCTGACCAGCACCGGCTCCAGCGCCATGCCGCAGATCGGGCATGACCCCGGTCCGACCTGGCGGATCTCGGGGTGCATCGGGCAGGTGTAGATCGTCCCCTCCGGAAC from Polymorphum gilvum SL003B-26A1 carries:
- a CDS encoding DUF2793 domain-containing protein translates to MSDTTTHLGLPYLLAAQAQKHVTHNEALRLLDAMVQLSVLDRTRTAPPASPADGDRHLVASGATGLWAGWDLNIAFWIDGAWIRLVPRPGWITWIAAEGLFLVWTGAAWEVVGEPRDVSDAVFSLVNDADPTKKATFSLAGISAGTTRSFTLPNTSSELAILAGTQTFTGNKTFSGSLTASGTVTVAAATATIGTATGTATYGLGTGATTTGVTKTVNIGVGGASGSTTVVNIGSATAGAGGTTVINTPMVTFANAVTQVGMPQANLTAQLLGLGGATADSYNRVSVNTPALLFNNAGAGIEATVNKAAAGNDAAFAFKTGFSARALIGLLGSDDFSFKVSPDGSTFFDAIRIDRTSGQVELPQPTVLPGLAAAPPPPPAGKAAIYARSRAGAPWIDVMRPSGRDFPLQPHFGVNRIANWSPSTGTTINSEGLPITSVGTVSTPALAATNLATSMRRWRLTSAAVVDSVADQRSAGWACWRGNAAGLGGWTFVTRLSLTTLQATGMGFFGLYGSTAALATTLTLAAVVNCIGIGFQRGTHTRWQLVANDGTGAPTQTDMGASFAIATGGVLTLYIAAPPNGSSVWVRVVDEVSGAVFEQEISADLPAATQFLSPRLFLNTGATAAAVAYDCAGVYVETDF
- the copM gene encoding CopM family metallochaperone — its product is MNRTVIALCASILSGLAGAAFAQAEHDTHHPATPPAQAEQVPAPTPPTGHMPHMQGMTGMQGMMPEQCRAIMQAMTPECMGAMQQMMQGGMMATPHAEAAPANESLPDFTRANIEAMDAMHGPMMDGVMADDPDVAFVRGMIPHHLGAIDMARIVQQYGDDPQTKEWAAQIIAAQEREIAEMQAWLTANAGEASAPLGQTGGTVYSANEGGNSISAIDLGTGAVDTVSIPVAPHNVDLTPDGKLLLAVGEPAAGGDHGADGHGHGAEGAAEGLLVIFDPQNIAAPKATVAVGSHPAHVVADRLGRAFVALSGGDEIAVVDLEKAEVIGRIATGDYPHGLRLSPDETELYVANVEDGSVSVIDTQALSEVARIPVGAAPVQVGFTPSGAQVYVSLRDENRVAVIDTSTREVTDRIDVGPNPIQMFATPDGAYVYVANQGTDAEPNDTVSVIDTATGQVVKTLTTGGGAHGVSASADGALVFVTNIADDSVSIIDVERQEVVSTVPVGDRPNGIVYGG
- a CDS encoding DUF411 domain-containing protein codes for the protein MRNDHNISRRTILAAVGVLPLLMSMPGRGHAEALPLVSVSKDPSCGCCDGWVAHIEAAGFPVRVVESADMDSLKQRLGVPADLASCHTAEVGGYVVEGHVPAEAIRRLLSERPEATGLAVPGMPAGSPGMDFPGVDPEPYEAFLFGQTTRSFGRFLGSREI
- a CDS encoding heavy metal translocating P-type ATPase; this translates as MTSKTEHDHQKHAHARSTHGHVHDHAQDHAAAAPDTAHKVKDPVCGMMVDPHTTAHKAEHGGRPYYFCSAGCRTKFLADPDRYLDPEPATEKAEPVPEGTIYTCPMHPEIRQVGPGSCPICGMALEPVLVSLEAGPNEELIDMTRRFWIGLALTIPVVILEMGGHFLGLTHYIGQLTSNWLQLILATPVVLWAGWPFFQRGWQSLVNRSLNMFTLIAMGTGAAWIYSVVATLAPGIFPDAFREHDGSVAVYFEAAAVITVLVLLGQVLELRARESTSGAIRALLDLAPKTARIIRDDGTEEEVQLDSVQVGDRLRVRPGEKVPVDGEVLEGRSAVDESMVTGESMPVTKEVGAKVIGGTMNQSGALVIEAKKVGRDTMLSQIVQLVAEAQRSRAPIQRLADQVSGWFVPAVILVAILAFVAWSIWGPEPRFSFGLIAAVSVLIIACPCALGLATPMSIMVGVGRGAQAGVLIKNAEALEHMEKVNTIIVDKTGTLTEGRPAVTAIVPAAGFTEGEALRLAASVERASEHPLALAIVRAADERGIAAAPVADFDSPTGKGAYGTVEGKRIALGNAKFLAEHGVDVAPLADEADRLREDGATAIFMGVDGRVAAIFAIADPVKPSTPEALAALKAQGIRVVMLTGDNWTTAKAVARRLGIDEIEAEVLPDQKSAVVARHKAAGEVVAMAGDGVNDAPALAAADVGIAMGTGTDVAMESAGVTLLKGDLNGIVRARRLSEAVMGNIRQNLFFAFIYNALGVPVAAGVLYPFLGILLSPIIAAAAMALSSVSVIANAARLRRVKL